TTGGCATGGAGAGGCGGGGAGCTCGAGGGCGGCGTTGGGTCGATGATGCCGGAGTTGCGTCTGGATTTCTCTGAACCGCGATCATCCAATCTTTACTGAAAGCATTCGCCGTATTCGGGCCCTGCTGGGAGAGACCGGACTGGACCCCCTGCCGCAAGACGTGCTGGAACGGCTGGTGCACAGCAGTGGGGATCCCTCCCTGGCGGCCCTCCTGCAGTTCAGCCCCGGTGCCTGCGAGGCAGGACGGCAGGCTCTGCAGCGAGGTGCCGTGATCCTCACGGACACGGCGATGGCGGCTGCGGCGGTGAGGCCGATGGCGGCACGGACCGCGGGCAATCAGGTGCGCTGCCTGCTCGATTGGGCCCCGTCTCAGTCACCGCAGGGATCCACCCGCTCGGCGGCGGCGATGGCCCGCGCTTGGCCGGAGCTGATTCAGGCCGCTGAGGTGGCAGGTCAGCCCTTGCCGCTGGTGCTCATTGGCAGTGCTCCAACGGCCTTGGAGCAACTCCTGGATCAACTGGACGCGGGAGCAGCCGCTCCCAGCCTGGTGATTGGAATGCCGGTGGGGTTTGTGGGTGTTCCGGAGAGCAAGCGCCGCTTGGCGCAGACCTCCCTGGAGCAGATCCGCTTGGACGGCACCCGGGGCGGGGCAGGCCTGGTGGCCGCAGCCGTGAATGCGTTGCTGCGTCAGGTGGCGAGTTGATCCAACACCTGGCGTGCACGCTGCACCACGGAGGCTGGTACTCCGGCTAAGCGGGCAGCTTCGATGCCGTAGCTGCGGCTGGCGCCACCAGCCGCGACGCGATGCAGGAACACCAGATCGCTGCCGGTTTCTTCCACCAGCACCTGGCAGTTGGCCACGTTGGTGCGTTCCCCGGCCAGGGCATTCAGCTCGTGATAGTGGGTGGCAAACACCGTGCGGGCCTGGAGATCGCCGGCCAGATGTTCGCTGACGGCCCAGGCGATCGAGAGTCCATCAAAGGTGGCGGTCCCCCGACCGATTTCGTCGAGAAGGACGAGCGAGCGCTCGCTGGCGTGATGCAGGATGTTGGCGGTTTCCGCCATCTCCACCATGAAGGTGGACTGGCCAGCGGCGAGGTCATCCACAGCGCCAACGCGCGTGAAGATGCGATCGGCGATTCCGATCCGTGCCGCCTGGGCCGGGACCCAACTGCCGATCTGGGCCAACAGCTGGATCAGGCCGATCTGGCGCAAGTAGCAGCTCTTGCCGCTGGCATTGGGTCCGGTGAGGACCACTAAATCAATGCCTGTTCCTAAGTCGCTGTCGTTCGGGGTGAAGGCGTCTTCCACCAGCAATTGTTCGACCACCGGATGACGGCCCTGTTCGATCACCAGGCTGCGATCCGCTGTGATCTCAGGAGCACACCAGCCTCCCGTGGCAGCGACCTCCGCCAGGCTGGTGAGCGCATCCAGGCCTGCGATCGCCCGTGCGGACCGGCGGATTGCTTCTGCGTGATCGCCGATTTGCCCTCGCAATTCACAGAACAGTTCGTATTCGCGTTGGGCGGCACGGGCACGCATCTGAAAGATCTGCCCCTCCCTTGCTTTGAGGTCGGGGGTGATGAAGCGTTCCTCATTCGCCAGGGTTTGGCGGCGGATCCAGTGGTCTGGCACGGCGCCTGAGCGGGCCCGACTCACCGATAGGAAGTAGCCAAAGGTGCGGTGATATTGCAGTTTGAGGTTGCTGTTGTTGCTGCGCTGACGTTCGAGTTGCTCCTGTTCCGCGAGCCAGCTCTCCTGGTCATCGAGCTGATTGCGCAAGCCATCTAAGAGGGGATCGACCCCGTCGTGGATCAGTCCTCCCTCGCTGAGACTCAGGGGGGGCTCTCGATCAGTTGATGGCGGATGCTCGCTCCGAGCGCCGCAAGGGCTGGATCCGGTTCCAGCACGTCTGAGAGCCAAGCGGGGCCGCCGTCGAGCTGACTGGTGATCAGGTTCGCGAGCTGGGGGAGGCGCTCTAAGCCGTCGGCGATCGCCACGAGGTCTCGGGCACCGGCATGGCCTGCACCGGCGCGTCCGGCCAGTCGTTCCAGGTCACCCATGGGCCGCAACAAGCGTCGCAAGGCTTGCCTTAACGGCCGCATGCCCACCAATTGGCTCACGCTTGCCTGACGGGTCTGAATGCTGGAGGGGTCCATCAGTGGGGCCTCAATCCAGCGGCGCAGGCAACGCGCGCCCATGGCGGTGAGGGTGCGATCGATCGCCCAGAGCAGCGAGCCCTGGAATTGGTTGTCTCGCTGGGTGGCGGTGAGTTCGAGGTTGCGACGGGTTTGGGCATCCAGCACCAGCGCGTCTCCCGGGAAGCAGGTGATCGGTCGCTCTAAGGGTGGAGGTGTGATGCCGTCCTCATCTAAGGGGCAGGTCTCGCCCAAATAGGCGAGCAGTCCGCCGGCGGCGCGCATGGCGAGGGGAACGTTTTGCAGCCCTAAACCGTCGAGGGTTTGCAACCGGAACCGTTCCAAGAGCAGCGCTTCTGCTTCCGGTTGGCTGAAGGGTGTGTTGCCGAGTGTGCAGCGTTGCACGCGTTCTGGACACCAGCTGGGTGCAGAACTGTCTTGGCTGTGGTGGATCAGTTCCGCTGGGTCGAGCCGCGCCAGTTCTTGATGCAGCGCAGCGCTGTTGTCCTGTTCGCGGACTAAGAACTCGCCCGTGCTCACATCGGCGCAGGCCAGCCCCCAGCGAAAGGGCTGCCGGCCTTGCGCAGGCTCAACCACCACTGCCGCCAGCCAGTTGTTGCGGCGAGCGCTGAGCAGGCCTTCCTCCAGAACGGTGCCTGGGGTCAGCACCCTGGTGATGTCACGGCGCAGCAAGGTTCCTTTGGCAGACCCACTGGCAGGGCCCGCTTCCAGTTGGTCGCACAGCGCCACGCTGAGGCCGCGGCGAATCAGTTCTGAGCAGTACCTCTCGGCGGCGTGATGGGGAATGCCAGCCATGGGCACGCGACCGATTTGTTTCCCTGCCTCCTTTCCTGTGAGGGTGAGCTCGAGCAGGCGCGAGAGCTGGATGGCATCTTCAAAAAAGCACTCAAAGAAATCGCCGAGCCGATAGAGCAACACCCGCTCGGGATGGGCGGCTTTGAGTTCCACGTAGTGGCGGAGCATCGGGGTGAGTTGCTCCGGGGTGACCTGGCTGTGGTGCGACCAGGGCGGCAGATCGTCGTCGGAGTGTGCGGCCTCGCTTTGGCTGTTCGCTGAGGGCTCGGAATGCTGTTGTTGATCTTGGCGCTGCAGTTGACTTTGAAGTTGGCGTTGACGGGGGCGCTCCTTGGCGTCTTGCGTGAGCTCGAGATCATCGAGCTGATCGGACGCATGTTGCTTGTCCTGCCCCTTGATGGGCGCCGATCTGGCCGGTTCCGCATCCCCAAAAAGGTTGCCCTGCAGGGCCAAGTCCGGTTGGGGCACGGGTGGCGTAGCGATCAGCGGATCGTAAGACTCACAGCCCCAAAAGATGTGGCCTGTAGATCACCACAAGCTGTGAAGGTTGATTCCAAGGTGGGCCAGGGTTCCTGGTGCATGTGAGAATCTTTGGCACCGACCCGGCGTCGACCAAACTCCATGCAGATCCTCAACACCCTCACCGTGCTGGCCCTGGTGGTGATGTCGTTTGCC
The genomic region above belongs to Synechococcus sp. WH 8016 and contains:
- a CDS encoding precorrin-8X methylmutase — translated: MRRIRALLGETGLDPLPQDVLERLVHSSGDPSLAALLQFSPGACEAGRQALQRGAVILTDTAMAAAAVRPMAARTAGNQVRCLLDWAPSQSPQGSTRSAAAMARAWPELIQAAEVAGQPLPLVLIGSAPTALEQLLDQLDAGAAAPSLVIGMPVGFVGVPESKRRLAQTSLEQIRLDGTRGGAGLVAAAVNALLRQVAS